A genomic window from Silene latifolia isolate original U9 population chromosome Y, ASM4854445v1, whole genome shotgun sequence includes:
- the LOC141630314 gene encoding uncharacterized protein LOC141630314, whose translation MSSKTRKYDSGYEKRKKKKGIEDLTRSQKGALDKFIVKDGNSNDNVNMDEDIDKVADNVPLVDETGTHNCDIPTENIPIGENDDLIDILAVKGPKRDLSIENGHKDKGNRHFSSKHYTRILSNGKK comes from the exons ATGTCATCTAAAACTAGAAAATATGATTCGGGTTATGAAAAAcgcaagaaaaagaaaggaattGAAGATTTAACTCGTTCTCAGAAAGGAGCTCTTGATAAATTTATTGTTAAAGATGGTAATAGTAATGATAATGTAAACATGGATGAAGATATTGATAAAGTTGCCGATAATGTTCCCTTAGTTGATGAAACGGGCACTCATAATTGTGATATACCAACTGAAAATATACCAATCGGTGAAAATGATG ATTTGATAGATATATTAGCTGTTAAAGGTCCAAAAAGGGATTTGAGTATTGAAAATGGCCATAAAGATAAAGGAAATAGACATTTTTCATCAAAGCACTATACTAGAATTTTGTCAAATGGTAAAAAGTAG